In Phreatobacter stygius, a genomic segment contains:
- a CDS encoding multicopper oxidase family protein, with amino-acid sequence MSVSRRGFFGTAGAGLALVGASQVSGQAQTASLPEAPTMTRPNTQPPLAPPSSGPDYQPVVTLNGWTLPSRMNGEWKEFHLVAEPVVREISPGMVAHLWGYNGQSPGPTIEAVEGDKLRIFVTNRLPESTAVHWHGQILPSGMDGVGGLTQPHIPPGKTFVYEFQLRKSGTFMYHSHSDEMVQMAMGMMGFFVVHPRDPALHRVDRDFVFLLNTFDIDPGTYVPKVSTMTDFNIWCMNSRTWPGLDPLVVAKNDRVRVRIGNLSMTNHPIHMHGYDFEVTCTDGGWVRPEARWPEVTIDVPVGAMRAYEFHAVNEGDWAFHCHKSHHTMGPMGHDTRTMIGVDQRQLSRAIRGLVPGFMPMGSAGMGEMGAMEMPLPANTLPMMTGDGPFGPVEMGGMFTVMKVREGLAAGDYKDPGWYQHPQGTVAYEWKGAPLAPPARAGTPPGPPPAARVLDRAARRARGGHSNH; translated from the coding sequence ATGTCCGTATCGCGACGTGGATTTTTTGGCACGGCCGGCGCCGGGCTCGCCCTGGTCGGCGCCTCGCAGGTCAGCGGGCAGGCCCAGACCGCGAGCCTGCCGGAGGCACCGACCATGACCAGGCCGAATACCCAGCCGCCGCTCGCACCGCCATCCAGCGGACCGGATTACCAGCCGGTCGTCACGCTGAACGGCTGGACCTTGCCGTCGCGCATGAATGGCGAATGGAAGGAGTTCCATCTCGTCGCCGAACCGGTGGTGCGCGAGATCTCGCCCGGCATGGTCGCCCATCTCTGGGGCTATAACGGCCAGAGCCCGGGCCCGACGATCGAGGCGGTGGAGGGCGACAAGCTGCGCATCTTCGTCACCAACCGGCTGCCGGAAAGCACCGCGGTGCATTGGCACGGCCAGATCCTGCCGTCCGGCATGGATGGCGTCGGCGGGCTGACCCAGCCGCACATCCCGCCGGGCAAGACCTTTGTCTACGAGTTCCAGCTGCGCAAGAGCGGCACCTTCATGTACCACTCGCATTCCGACGAGATGGTCCAGATGGCCATGGGGATGATGGGTTTCTTCGTGGTACATCCGCGCGACCCCGCCCTGCACCGCGTCGATCGCGACTTCGTCTTCCTTCTCAATACGTTCGACATCGACCCCGGCACCTATGTGCCGAAGGTCTCGACCATGACCGATTTCAACATCTGGTGCATGAACAGCCGGACCTGGCCCGGCCTCGATCCCCTGGTGGTCGCCAAGAACGACCGCGTCCGCGTCAGGATCGGCAATCTCAGCATGACCAATCACCCGATCCACATGCATGGTTACGACTTCGAAGTGACCTGCACCGATGGCGGCTGGGTGCGTCCCGAGGCGCGCTGGCCTGAGGTGACCATCGACGTGCCTGTCGGTGCCATGCGCGCCTATGAGTTCCACGCGGTGAACGAAGGCGACTGGGCGTTTCACTGCCACAAGTCACATCACACGATGGGGCCGATGGGCCACGACACGCGCACGATGATCGGCGTGGACCAGCGGCAGCTGTCCCGCGCGATCCGGGGGCTGGTGCCGGGCTTCATGCCGATGGGCAGCGCCGGCATGGGCGAGATGGGCGCGATGGAGATGCCGCTGCCCGCCAACACGCTGCCGATGATGACCGGCGACGGGCCGTTCGGCCCGGTCGAGATGGGCGGCATGTTCACCGTGATGAAGGTTCGCGAAGGGCTGGCGGCCGGCGACTACAAGGATCCCGGTTGGTACCAGCACCCTCAGGGCACGGTGGCCTATGAATGGAAAGGCGCGCCACTCGCCCCGCCCGCGCGCGCCGGCACGCCGCCCGGACCGCCGCCTGCCGCGCGCGTGCTCGACCGCGCCGCGCGCCGCGCCCGCGGCGGCCACTCCAACCACTGA
- a CDS encoding TolC family protein, translating to MALSEHRDPIGGRPDTAKKRLKPARLGALLIGAATALGGCASYSPDGGLAVTRDIAARELRQEVVRVREPADSDRVRARVTGLLRSPLTVDRAVQIALINNRGLQAAYNDLGISEALFVQASLPPSPTLSLTRLASTGAIEIERQLLVNILGLATLPQRRAVAEVRFTQAQLRAADETLRLAGETRRAYYRVVASGQLVNFLAQTSTAARTASELFKRLGETGAVNRLDQAREHVFYADVAAQLARARLQHQADRERLIRVLGLWENIAALTLPAQLPGLPRRPAAREAIEREALEKRLDLRIARLEVDGVARQLDLTQWSRFLNVLELQGALNNERSTRTERSYSLQGGQIVESRQVEFERTRVSGLSLEVQIPLDLGESRLRDARETYLRSINRLVERGVNVRSEAREAYQRYRGGFDFARHYQSQILPLRQIIADESQLRYNGMMVDVFSLLTEARARIAANAAAIEARRDFWIAHSDLQFAVIGGSSPGGSAETPTTAVAGAQGGAAAH from the coding sequence ATGGCATTGTCCGAACACAGAGACCCGATCGGCGGCCGGCCGGATACCGCGAAGAAGCGGCTCAAACCGGCCCGGCTCGGCGCCCTGCTGATTGGTGCGGCCACCGCCCTTGGCGGCTGCGCGAGCTATAGCCCCGACGGAGGCCTTGCGGTCACACGCGACATTGCCGCACGGGAGCTGCGGCAGGAGGTGGTTCGCGTCAGGGAGCCGGCCGACAGCGACCGGGTGAGAGCCCGGGTCACCGGCCTGCTGCGCTCGCCGCTGACCGTCGACCGGGCGGTGCAGATCGCCCTCATCAACAATCGCGGCTTGCAGGCGGCCTATAATGATCTCGGGATTTCGGAAGCGCTGTTCGTCCAGGCCAGCCTGCCGCCGAGCCCAACCCTGTCGCTGACACGGCTGGCCAGCACCGGCGCGATCGAGATCGAACGTCAATTGCTGGTCAATATCCTCGGGCTCGCGACGCTGCCGCAGCGGCGCGCCGTCGCCGAGGTCCGGTTTACCCAGGCCCAATTGCGCGCCGCCGACGAGACCCTTCGCCTCGCCGGCGAGACACGCCGGGCCTATTATCGGGTGGTCGCCTCCGGCCAGCTGGTCAATTTCCTTGCCCAGACCAGCACGGCGGCGCGCACCGCCTCCGAACTGTTCAAGCGGCTCGGCGAAACCGGCGCGGTGAACCGGCTCGACCAGGCGCGCGAGCACGTGTTCTACGCCGATGTCGCGGCGCAGCTCGCCCGCGCCCGCCTGCAACACCAGGCCGATCGCGAACGCCTGATCCGGGTGCTCGGGCTGTGGGAGAACATTGCCGCGCTGACGCTGCCGGCCCAATTGCCTGGCCTGCCGCGCCGCCCCGCCGCCCGCGAGGCCATCGAACGGGAGGCTCTGGAGAAAAGGCTGGATCTCAGGATCGCCCGGCTCGAGGTCGACGGCGTCGCCCGCCAGCTCGACCTGACCCAATGGTCACGCTTCCTGAACGTGCTGGAGCTGCAGGGCGCATTGAACAACGAGCGATCGACCCGCACCGAGCGATCCTACAGCCTGCAAGGCGGGCAGATCGTCGAGAGCCGCCAGGTCGAATTCGAGCGGACCCGTGTGAGCGGCCTGTCGCTGGAAGTCCAGATCCCCCTGGATCTGGGCGAGAGCCGCCTGAGGGACGCCCGCGAGACCTATCTGCGCTCGATCAATCGCCTGGTCGAACGCGGTGTCAATGTGCGCTCGGAAGCACGCGAGGCCTACCAGCGCTACCGCGGCGGCTTCGACTTCGCCCGGCATTACCAGTCGCAGATCCTGCCGCTGCGCCAGATCATCGCCGATGAAAGCCAGCTTCGCTACAATGGCATGATGGTCGACGTGTTTTCGCTTCTGACCGAGGCGCGCGCCCGCATTGCGGCCAATGCCGCGGCGATCGAAGCGCGCCGCGACTTCTGGATCGCCCATAGCGATCTGCAATTTGCGGTCATCGGCGGCTCATCGCCCGGCGGATCAGCTGAAACCCCCACCACAGCGGTCGCAGGCGCCCAAGGCGGCGCGGCAGCCCACTGA
- the puuE gene encoding allantoinase PuuE: protein MQNTPYPRDMIGYGRTPPTANWPGGARIAVQFVINYEEGGENNVLHGDPASEAFLSEMIGAQPWPGQRHPSMESIYEYGSRAGFWRLWRLFTKRRLPVTVYGVATALERHPDAVAAMREADWEIASHGLKWIDHRDMPIAEERAAIAEALRIHTAVCGERPLGWYTGRTSENTLDLVMQDGGFLYSADSYADDLPYWVDGPKSPHLIVPYTLDANDMRFATAQGFNSGDQFLAYLKDSFDVLYAEGTDGAPKMLSIGLHCRLAGRPGRLASLARFLDHIQGHEKVWICRRVDIARHWAIHHYPAGGRPSGMTRPVLVAKFGDVFEHTPEIVARAHDAGLTSADDTAEGLHGALTAVLDAMTDGEKRALINAHPDLAGRLAAAGQLTADSANEQAGANLDRLTPDELARFTALNDAYRARHHFPFIMAVKGATKQAVLDAFERRMTNSAEDEFATAIAEIKRIALFRLKDRMRAA, encoded by the coding sequence ATGCAGAACACCCCCTACCCCCGAGACATGATCGGTTATGGCCGCACTCCGCCAACGGCCAACTGGCCGGGCGGCGCGCGCATCGCCGTGCAGTTCGTGATCAATTACGAGGAAGGCGGGGAGAACAATGTCCTGCATGGCGATCCGGCGTCGGAAGCCTTCCTGTCGGAAATGATCGGGGCGCAGCCCTGGCCCGGCCAGCGCCACCCGAGCATGGAGTCGATCTACGAATATGGCTCGCGCGCCGGGTTCTGGCGGCTCTGGCGGCTGTTCACCAAGCGCCGGCTGCCGGTGACCGTCTATGGCGTCGCGACCGCCCTGGAGCGTCATCCAGACGCCGTCGCCGCCATGCGGGAAGCCGACTGGGAGATCGCCAGCCACGGGCTGAAATGGATCGACCACCGGGACATGCCGATCGCCGAGGAGCGCGCCGCCATCGCCGAGGCCCTGCGCATTCACACCGCTGTGTGCGGTGAACGGCCGCTCGGCTGGTACACCGGACGGACCTCGGAAAACACGCTGGATCTCGTCATGCAAGACGGCGGGTTCCTGTATTCCGCCGATTCCTATGCCGACGACCTGCCCTACTGGGTCGACGGGCCGAAAAGCCCACATCTCATCGTGCCCTATACGCTCGATGCCAACGACATGCGCTTCGCCACCGCGCAAGGCTTCAATTCGGGCGACCAGTTCCTCGCCTACCTGAAGGACTCGTTCGACGTCCTCTATGCCGAGGGCACGGATGGCGCGCCGAAAATGCTGTCGATCGGGCTGCATTGCCGGCTCGCCGGACGACCGGGGCGGCTCGCCTCGCTTGCGCGCTTTCTCGACCATATCCAGGGTCACGAGAAGGTCTGGATCTGCCGGCGCGTCGACATCGCCAGGCACTGGGCGATCCATCACTACCCGGCCGGGGGTCGGCCGAGCGGCATGACCCGGCCGGTCCTCGTCGCGAAATTCGGCGATGTCTTCGAGCATACGCCCGAGATCGTCGCGCGCGCCCACGACGCCGGATTGACCTCGGCCGATGATACGGCGGAAGGCCTGCACGGCGCTCTCACCGCGGTGCTCGATGCCATGACCGACGGCGAAAAGCGCGCGCTGATCAATGCCCATCCCGATCTCGCGGGCCGGCTTGCCGCGGCCGGGCAATTGACCGCCGATTCCGCCAACGAACAGGCCGGAGCCAACCTGGACCGCTTGACGCCCGACGAGCTTGCGCGTTTCACCGCGCTCAACGACGCCTATCGGGCGCGCCACCACTTCCCCTTCATCATGGCCGTCAAGGGCGCGACGAAGCAGGCTGTGCTCGACGCCTTCGAGCGGCGCATGACCAACTCCGCCGAGGACGAATTCGCAACCGCGATCGCCGAGATCAAGCGGATCGCTTTGTTCAGGCTGAAGGATCGTATGCGCGCCGCATGA
- the uraH gene encoding hydroxyisourate hydrolase: MGRLSTHVLDTVAGRPAAGMDVALYRLAEDGARALITKARTGEDGRTAEPLLAGAALVAGTYELVFGVAAYFRAAGAAQADPPFLDDVPIRFTIGDAQAHYHVPLIATPWSYQTYRGS, from the coding sequence ATGGGACGACTTTCGACACATGTGCTCGACACCGTCGCCGGACGGCCGGCCGCCGGCATGGATGTGGCGCTCTATCGCCTCGCCGAAGACGGCGCCCGGGCGCTGATCACAAAGGCCAGGACCGGAGAGGACGGCCGCACCGCCGAGCCGCTGCTGGCCGGCGCGGCGCTGGTGGCGGGAACCTATGAACTGGTGTTCGGCGTCGCGGCCTATTTCCGCGCCGCCGGGGCCGCCCAGGCCGACCCGCCATTCCTGGATGACGTGCCGATCCGCTTCACCATCGGCGACGCGCAGGCGCATTATCATGTGCCGCTGATCGCGACCCCGTGGAGCTATCAGACCTATCGCGGCAGCTGA
- a CDS encoding nucleobase:cation symporter-2 family protein, translating to MADQVHPVDQVLPAPRMFALGLQHVLVMYAGAIAVPLIIGRALNMTPDQVALLISADLFACGVVTLIQSLGIPGVGIRLPVMMGVTFASVAPMLAIGRDPNLGITGIFGAIIASGFFALMLAPFISRMLRFFPPVVTGTIILVIGVSLMRVGIGWAAGGPAFITTMIDGKLRLIDNPNPGYGALDSLALALFVLCVVLALTKYGKGFVQNIAVLLGIAIGCMAAFAVGKMNFDVVGRADWFGFIYPFQFGLPKFEPVSIITMCLVMIVVMIESTGMFLAIGDMTSRKVSQDDLTKGLRADGLGTMIGGLFNTFPYTSFSQNVGLVGVTGVRSRFVTAVGGIILLFMGLIPKLGALAEAIPSAVLGGAGIVMFGMVAATGVRILTTVDFRGNRNNLYIVAIAVGLGMIPLVAPNFFRHMPHSLHPLLESGILLAAIAAVGLNIYFNGFKTTAEAQAEVRDAGAMADAAH from the coding sequence ATGGCCGATCAGGTTCATCCAGTTGACCAGGTGCTGCCGGCGCCAAGAATGTTCGCGCTCGGCCTTCAGCATGTTCTCGTGATGTATGCGGGCGCCATCGCGGTGCCGCTGATCATCGGCCGCGCGCTCAACATGACGCCCGACCAGGTGGCCTTGCTGATCAGCGCCGATCTTTTTGCCTGCGGGGTCGTCACGCTGATCCAGTCGCTCGGCATTCCCGGCGTCGGCATTCGCCTGCCGGTCATGATGGGGGTGACCTTTGCTTCGGTCGCGCCGATGCTGGCGATCGGGCGCGATCCGAACCTTGGCATTACCGGCATATTCGGCGCCATCATCGCCTCCGGCTTCTTCGCCCTGATGCTCGCGCCCTTCATCAGCCGCATGCTGCGCTTCTTTCCGCCGGTCGTCACCGGCACCATCATTCTGGTGATCGGCGTCTCGCTGATGCGCGTCGGCATCGGCTGGGCGGCGGGCGGGCCGGCCTTCATCACCACCATGATCGACGGCAAGCTCAGGCTGATCGACAACCCCAATCCGGGCTATGGCGCGCTCGACAGCCTGGCGCTCGCGCTGTTCGTCCTGTGCGTCGTGCTGGCCCTGACCAAATATGGCAAGGGCTTCGTCCAGAACATCGCGGTCCTTCTGGGGATCGCCATCGGCTGCATGGCCGCCTTTGCCGTGGGCAAGATGAATTTTGATGTCGTCGGCAGGGCTGACTGGTTCGGCTTCATCTATCCTTTCCAGTTCGGCCTGCCGAAGTTCGAACCGGTCTCGATCATCACCATGTGCCTGGTGATGATCGTGGTGATGATCGAGTCGACCGGAATGTTCCTGGCGATCGGCGACATGACCAGCCGCAAGGTCAGCCAGGACGACCTGACCAAGGGCCTCAGGGCCGACGGCCTGGGCACCATGATCGGTGGCCTCTTCAACACCTTCCCCTATACCTCGTTCTCGCAGAATGTCGGTCTGGTCGGCGTCACCGGGGTGCGCTCGCGTTTCGTCACGGCGGTCGGCGGCATCATCCTGCTGTTCATGGGGCTCATCCCCAAGCTCGGCGCGCTCGCCGAGGCGATCCCCTCGGCGGTGCTCGGCGGGGCGGGGATCGTGATGTTCGGCATGGTCGCGGCGACCGGCGTGCGCATCCTGACGACCGTCGATTTTCGCGGCAATCGGAACAATCTCTACATCGTCGCCATTGCCGTTGGCCTCGGCATGATCCCGCTGGTCGCGCCGAACTTCTTCCGGCACATGCCGCACAGCCTGCATCCCTTGCTCGAGTCCGGCATCCTTTTGGCGGCGATCGCCGCCGTCGGCCTGAACATCTACTTCAACGGCTTCAAGACCACGGCCGAAGCACAGGCCGAGGTCCGCGACGCCGGCGCCATGGCCGACGCCGCGCACTGA
- a CDS encoding LysR family transcriptional regulator, with the protein MGFVEDARIFARAVEKGSFSAAGRDLRMSAAVVSSRILALEQKLGCRLFNRTTRKIQLTSVGRSFFERIVDVLDAVERAEASVALEGGAPRGSLKVTAPLGLGRRLVGPVVTTFRAAQPNIDIRLRLAEHLLDLIGEGIDLALRMADLSDSSFIVRKVATIERILCASPAYIEAHGAPKTPDDLFDHQCLLLRFPGSRQFRLTLRQGREARTLAVSGAIDCDDGDVLTQWALAGSGIVMKPVFEVAEQLTRGTLVQVMPDATPEPTTLAIIYPSRQLPPPGHRAFSDLLLEAGRSHVATELGKLGKRLEN; encoded by the coding sequence ATGGGCTTCGTCGAAGACGCCAGGATCTTTGCCCGCGCCGTCGAAAAGGGCAGCTTTTCCGCCGCCGGACGGGACCTGCGCATGTCCGCGGCGGTGGTCAGCAGCCGCATCCTGGCGCTGGAGCAGAAGCTCGGCTGCCGCCTGTTCAACCGGACGACCCGGAAGATCCAGCTGACCTCGGTCGGGCGGTCGTTCTTCGAGCGCATCGTCGATGTGCTGGACGCGGTCGAGCGTGCCGAGGCGAGCGTCGCTTTGGAAGGCGGCGCGCCGCGCGGATCGCTGAAGGTGACGGCGCCGCTCGGGCTCGGACGCAGGCTCGTCGGCCCGGTCGTGACGACCTTCAGGGCCGCCCAGCCGAATATCGACATCCGCTTGCGGCTCGCCGAACACCTGCTCGATCTGATCGGCGAGGGCATCGACCTGGCGCTTCGGATGGCGGATCTGTCCGATTCAAGTTTCATCGTCCGCAAGGTGGCGACCATCGAGCGCATTCTCTGCGCCTCGCCGGCCTATATCGAAGCGCATGGCGCGCCGAAGACGCCGGACGACCTGTTCGACCACCAATGCCTGCTGTTGCGTTTTCCGGGCTCCCGGCAGTTTCGGCTCACCTTGCGGCAAGGCCGGGAGGCCAGGACTCTGGCGGTCAGCGGCGCCATCGACTGCGACGACGGCGACGTCCTGACCCAGTGGGCGCTCGCCGGTTCCGGCATCGTGATGAAGCCGGTGTTCGAGGTCGCCGAACAATTGACCAGGGGCACGCTGGTGCAGGTGATGCCCGACGCCACGCCGGAACCAACCACATTGGCGATCATCTATCCGTCGCGGCAATTGCCGCCGCCGGGCCACCGGGCCTTTTCCGACCTGCTGCTGGAAGCCGGCCGCAGCCATGTCGCGACCGAGCTCGGCAAACTCGGCAAACGGCTGGAAAACTGA
- a CDS encoding urate hydroxylase PuuD — MDPIIAEWGSLLLRWVHVITGIAWIGSSFYFMHLDASLKAIPEIRPGKGGAAWEVHGGGFYEVRKYLEAPAHLPPDMIWHKWQSYSTWISGFFLLVWIYYAGADLYLVDPQVMELSRLAAAAIGLGGLALGWLVYDGLCRSPLIRHEVALAAVGFAFIILMAFLFQQVFSGRGALLHTGAMMATMMSGNVFFNIIPNQRKTIKDLLAGRTPNPDFGKQAKARSTHNNYLTLPVVFLMLSNHYPLTYSSPFAWVIVGLVLVAGALVRHFYNVSHAGKGQPWWTWAVAAICIMWAGWISMASSPIGRERLGLAPLGDIRHAAATPRAPTAVADIVIGRCSMCHALQPVWDGIGVAPKGVVLDSPETIARQREAIRLQSVITHAMPPQNITGMTAGERRVLADWAGPR; from the coding sequence GTGGATCCGATCATTGCGGAATGGGGCAGCCTGCTGCTGCGCTGGGTGCATGTGATCACAGGCATCGCCTGGATCGGATCATCCTTCTACTTCATGCACCTGGACGCCTCGCTCAAGGCCATTCCGGAGATCCGCCCGGGCAAGGGCGGCGCGGCCTGGGAAGTGCATGGCGGCGGATTCTACGAGGTCCGGAAATATCTGGAGGCACCGGCTCACCTGCCGCCGGATATGATCTGGCACAAGTGGCAGTCCTATTCGACCTGGATCTCCGGCTTCTTCCTGCTCGTCTGGATCTATTATGCCGGCGCCGACCTGTACCTGGTCGATCCGCAGGTGATGGAACTGTCGCGGCTAGCCGCCGCCGCCATTGGCCTTGGTGGACTGGCCCTCGGCTGGCTGGTCTATGACGGTCTCTGCCGCTCGCCGCTGATCAGGCATGAGGTGGCGCTCGCGGCCGTCGGTTTCGCCTTCATCATCCTGATGGCCTTCCTGTTCCAGCAGGTCTTTTCCGGGCGCGGCGCGCTGCTGCATACCGGCGCCATGATGGCGACGATGATGTCGGGCAATGTGTTCTTCAACATCATTCCCAACCAGCGCAAGACCATCAAGGACCTGCTCGCCGGCCGCACGCCGAATCCTGACTTCGGCAAGCAGGCCAAAGCCCGGTCGACCCACAACAACTACCTGACCTTGCCGGTCGTGTTCCTGATGTTGTCGAACCACTATCCGCTCACCTACTCCTCGCCGTTCGCCTGGGTGATCGTCGGGCTGGTTCTGGTCGCCGGTGCGCTGGTCAGGCACTTCTACAATGTCAGCCACGCCGGCAAGGGCCAGCCCTGGTGGACCTGGGCGGTGGCGGCGATCTGCATCATGTGGGCCGGCTGGATCAGCATGGCCTCGTCGCCGATCGGCCGCGAAAGGCTTGGCCTGGCGCCGCTCGGCGACATCAGGCATGCCGCGGCAACGCCGCGGGCGCCAACCGCCGTCGCCGATATCGTCATTGGCCGCTGCAGCATGTGCCATGCGCTCCAGCCGGTCTGGGACGGCATCGGCGTCGCGCCGAAGGGCGTCGTGCTCGACAGTCCCGAGACGATAGCGCGCCAAAGGGAGGCCATCCGGCTGCAATCGGTGATCACCCATGCCATGCCGCCGCAAAACATCACCGGCATGACCGCCGGCGAGCGCCGCGTCCTGGCGGACTGGGCGGGCCCGCGCTGA